Proteins co-encoded in one Quercus robur chromosome 8, dhQueRobu3.1, whole genome shotgun sequence genomic window:
- the LOC126696771 gene encoding oxygen-evolving enhancer protein 2, chloroplastic, producing the protein MASTSCFLHHHALTTPTRASSSQRQVPNMKPTQVVCKAQKQSVHEDDMSAVSRRLALQVLIGAAAIGSKVSPADAAYGEAANVFGKPKTNTDFLPYNGEGFKLSIPSKWNPSREREFPGQVLRYEDNFDSNSNVSVIINSTDKKSITDYGSPEEFLSKVDFLLGKQAYFGKTSSEGGFDNDAVATANILEVSNPVINGIPYYFLSVLTRTADGDEGGKHQLITATVKNGKLYICKAQAGDKRWFKGARRFVESTASSFSVA; encoded by the exons atggcctcCACTTCATGTTTCTTGCACCACCATGCACTTACCACTCCCACTAGAGCCTCATCATCACAGCGCCAAGTGCCAAACATGAAGCCCACTCAGGTAGTCTGCAAGGCACAGAAGCAGTCAGTTCATGAAGATGATATGAGTGCTGTCTCTCGCCGGTTGGCTCTCCAAGTGCTCATTGGTGCTGCAGCCATTGGCTCCAAGGTTTCACCTGCAGATGCAGCCTACGGTGAAGCTG CCAATGTATTTGGCAAGCCAAAGACCAACACAGATTTCTTGCCGTACAATGGAGAAGGATTCAAGTTATCCATCCCCTCAAAGTGGAACCCAAGCAGAGAGAGGGAATTCCCAGGACAGGTTCTTAGATATGAGGACAACTTCGATTCCAACAGCAATGTTAGTGTCATAATCAACTCAACTGATAAGAAATCCATCACCGATTATGGTTCCCCCGAGGAGTTCCTCTCCAag GTGGACTTTTTGCTTGGGAAACAAGCCTACTTTGGCAAAACTTCTTCTGAG GGTGGTTTTGACAATGATGCTGTAGCAACAGCAAACATATTGGAGGTTTCAAATCCAGTGATTAATGGAATTCCGTACTACTTCTTGTCAGTGTTGACAAGGACTGCTGATGGGGATGAAGGTGGCAAGCACCAACTAATTACAGCAACTGTTAAAAATGGTAAGCTTTACATTTGCAAGGCACAAGCTGGAGACAAACGGTGGTTTAAGGGAGCAAGAAGGTTTGTGGAGAGCACTGCTAGTTCTTTCAGTGTTGCCTAA
- the LOC126696772 gene encoding reticulon-like protein B8 isoform X1 produces the protein MPEKSTAENLADIVETLADSVSKRKSVSFFVEEKSNPVANQFKRLFGRENPVHNLLGGGKSADVLLWRNKKISASVLTGATVIWVLFEWLNYHFLTLIFFALVLGMLAQFIWTNASGLFNSGRSQSKVPRLVLPKEIFVNIAVQIGAEVNRALGFLQDVACGGNIKQFLLVVLSLWAAAVVGSWCNFLTVFYVGFVAAHTLPVLYERYEDEVDNFVYAVLEQIQHNYQKLDAGLLSKIPKGKLEGKKSE, from the exons ATGCCTGAGAAATCAACAGCTGAGAATCTTGCGGACATTGTTGAAACACTTGCTGATAGTGTTTCAAAGAGGAAATCTGTGTCTTTTTTTGTGGAAGAGAAATCAAACCCAGTCGCTAATCAGTTTAAGAGGCTGTTTGGACGCGAGAATCCTGTCCACAATCTTTTGGGGGGAGGAAAAT CTGCTGATGTGTTGTTATGGAGGAACAAGAAGATCTCAGCTAGTGTTTTAACTGGTGCAACAGTTATCTGGGTGCTATTTGAATGGCTCAATTACCATTTTCTAACTCTTATATTCTTTGCTCTGGTTCTTGGTATGCTTGCTCAGTTTATTTGGACAAATGCTTCAGGCTTATTCAACAG TGGCAGGTCACAGTCTAAAGTTCCCCGTCTTGTTCTGCCTAAAGAGATATTTGTCAACATTGCCGTTCAAATAGGTGCGGAGGTTAATCGAGCTCTGGGTTTTCTTCAGGATGTTGCATGTGGAGGAAACATTAAGCAATTTCTTTTG GTTGTATTAAGCTTGTGGGCTGCTGCTGTGGTAGGGAGCTGGTGCAATTTTTTGACTGTATTTTATGTTG GTTTTGTAGCTGCCCACACGTTGCCAGTCTTATACGAGAGGTACGAAGATGAAGTTGACAACTTTGTATATGCAGTCCTGGAACAGATTCAGCATAACTATCAGAAGCTGGATGCTGGTCTCCTGAGCAAGATTCCTAAGGGAAAGCTCGAGGGGAAGAAATCTGAGTAG
- the LOC126696772 gene encoding reticulon-like protein B8 isoform X2, which produces MPEKSTAENLADIVETLADSVSKRKSVSFFVEEKSNPVANQFKRLFGRENPVHNLLGGGKSADVLLWRNKKISASVLTGATVIWVLFEWLNYHFLTLIFFALVLGMLAQFIWTNASGLFNRSQSKVPRLVLPKEIFVNIAVQIGAEVNRALGFLQDVACGGNIKQFLLVVLSLWAAAVVGSWCNFLTVFYVGFVAAHTLPVLYERYEDEVDNFVYAVLEQIQHNYQKLDAGLLSKIPKGKLEGKKSE; this is translated from the exons ATGCCTGAGAAATCAACAGCTGAGAATCTTGCGGACATTGTTGAAACACTTGCTGATAGTGTTTCAAAGAGGAAATCTGTGTCTTTTTTTGTGGAAGAGAAATCAAACCCAGTCGCTAATCAGTTTAAGAGGCTGTTTGGACGCGAGAATCCTGTCCACAATCTTTTGGGGGGAGGAAAAT CTGCTGATGTGTTGTTATGGAGGAACAAGAAGATCTCAGCTAGTGTTTTAACTGGTGCAACAGTTATCTGGGTGCTATTTGAATGGCTCAATTACCATTTTCTAACTCTTATATTCTTTGCTCTGGTTCTTGGTATGCTTGCTCAGTTTATTTGGACAAATGCTTCAGGCTTATTCAACAG GTCACAGTCTAAAGTTCCCCGTCTTGTTCTGCCTAAAGAGATATTTGTCAACATTGCCGTTCAAATAGGTGCGGAGGTTAATCGAGCTCTGGGTTTTCTTCAGGATGTTGCATGTGGAGGAAACATTAAGCAATTTCTTTTG GTTGTATTAAGCTTGTGGGCTGCTGCTGTGGTAGGGAGCTGGTGCAATTTTTTGACTGTATTTTATGTTG GTTTTGTAGCTGCCCACACGTTGCCAGTCTTATACGAGAGGTACGAAGATGAAGTTGACAACTTTGTATATGCAGTCCTGGAACAGATTCAGCATAACTATCAGAAGCTGGATGCTGGTCTCCTGAGCAAGATTCCTAAGGGAAAGCTCGAGGGGAAGAAATCTGAGTAG
- the LOC126696774 gene encoding uncharacterized protein LOC126696774 isoform X2, which translates to MATGSLKNILATAVTRGVTEARARIFGHILNPTGQRSPHKLLRKKLIGEKVAEWYPHDIMKDDPLIMARREQERLSKLEMLKRRGKGPPKKGQGKQAAKRKKN; encoded by the exons ATGGCTACTGGCAGCCTAAAGAATATTCTGGCTACGGCAGTCACTAGAGGAGTGACCGAAGCAAGGGCAAGGATATTTGGGCACATACTTAACCCAACAGGCCAGAGATCACCCCACAAGCTGTTACGCAAGAAGCTCATTGGTGAAAAGGTTGCCGAATGGTACCCACATGACATCATGAAAGATGATCCTCTAATCATGGCTCGTCGAGAACAAga GCGCTTATCCAAGCTTGAAATGTTGAAGCGTCGTGGAAAGGGACCACCCAAGAAGGGCCAAGGAAAGCAAGCTGCCAAACGTAAAAAGAATTGA
- the LOC126696774 gene encoding uncharacterized protein LOC126696774 isoform X1: MQGEVRMATGSLKNILATAVTRGVTEARARIFGHILNPTGQRSPHKLLRKKLIGEKVAEWYPHDIMKDDPLIMARREQERLSKLEMLKRRGKGPPKKGQGKQAAKRKKN; this comes from the exons ATG CAAGGTGAAGTGAGGATGGCTACTGGCAGCCTAAAGAATATTCTGGCTACGGCAGTCACTAGAGGAGTGACCGAAGCAAGGGCAAGGATATTTGGGCACATACTTAACCCAACAGGCCAGAGATCACCCCACAAGCTGTTACGCAAGAAGCTCATTGGTGAAAAGGTTGCCGAATGGTACCCACATGACATCATGAAAGATGATCCTCTAATCATGGCTCGTCGAGAACAAga GCGCTTATCCAAGCTTGAAATGTTGAAGCGTCGTGGAAAGGGACCACCCAAGAAGGGCCAAGGAAAGCAAGCTGCCAAACGTAAAAAGAATTGA